The Bacteroidota bacterium nucleotide sequence ACATTGTATCATTTTTAAAATCCAGATCATTTTCTTTATATATATAACTAATAGACTACAATACATATAGATATGTGAAATGAAATGGTGCTATGTCAGGAAGTCTGATGTTATGTTGTTCAAATTTAGCACTTTTCGCCATATGTTTTTTATTGTATGTTAGCAAATGTTATTCCTGTTTCACAATAGAAAAAGGCTACTTAAAACCAATAATAACATACTATTTAGATTAGTTTCAAAACTGCCTTTATGATTAATTATTCCCATTTTATAGCTATACCTTTAACATATGGTATTCCTGTTGTAATATGTGGAATATAACCAAATTCCACATCGATTATTGCATTTGCACCTATATCCTCAGCTTTTTTCTGCAAAGCATCTAAAAGCTTATCATTTGATGTGAATATCGAATTTGATGTTTCAATTACTCCTAGTATTTCATATTTAAGATCGTTAGGTGTATGTTCTTTATAAAAGATTTCAATTGTATCTTCTTTTGATACAGATGCATATTGAGAAGATGTGCAACTGCTTAAAACAAATAGCACTATGACTATTAAAATAATTGAGATATTTTTCATTATAAGTAATTTTTATTCGCAAGCACCATAAGTAATTAAAGCGATTGCTAAAATAGTGTTATAAGTTTTTTTCCTCTTCTTAGAACAACCTCTTCTTGACCAGTAACATTTATATATTACCCAGGTTCCAACTCCAATCATAACAGCAATCGCAATAAGCTTCCAAACAGCAATATTGGTTTCAGCACCCCGAGTTGGTAGGTTTCTAGTATCAATTAATTCTTGAATCTTCTCAGACATTAAATTCAACAAATCTGCACCAGAATTTCCAATTTGAAGAGAGTCCAATACAATATCAATCTGTTCAGCAATCTCAGTAACGTCACTACCTTTCATTTCTTGTAAAAGCAACTCTTCTTTAAGCTCACTTCTGTATTGGTTAACAACTTCAAGAAATTCTGCAGTTGTGTCAGGTAGTTCTGTCTGAGCTTCTTTGAATAAATTAAAAGATTCCAAACCTTTGGTTAAGAAGTCAATTCCATTAGTATTGGAAACTGCTCCTTGACTGTTGGAATAATTCATTAAATCAGTTTGCATATTTACAGCAGCACATCTATCACCTTGTCGATAGTTTAGTTCTGAGTTGATGAAATTGGAAATCGCACCAGTGTAAAAATCGAAAAAATCAATATATTCATTTTGACCATTTTCTTGTTCAAACTCAACTACTGATCTTAATACCGTAGCAGACACTTGAAAATTGTAAACAGCTTGTTGTTCACGTGTTAATTGTTTCATGATAATTTATTTTTTTTAATAATTAAGTTAACGAATTATGTATTATTATATTGCGTATGTTTTAATATTTGCTAACAACTTTATATAATTATTTTGTCTCAAAAGTAAAACTTGCTAAAACAAAGTTTTTAAAATATTAGAGCAATTGGTATTACTGAATCTTTTTCAAAACTATTTCTCTACCCATTTGCAATGCTTTGTCAATGCCTCGAGGATTTTTCCCACCGGCAGTTGCAAAAAACGCCTGTCCTCCTCCTCCACCTTGTATTTCTTTTGAAATTTCTCTTATTATTTGTGATGCATCCAAATCTTTTTCTTTAACAAGCTCATCCGAAATAATTACCCAAAGATTAGCTTTGTCTTTTATTGTAGCACCAAGAATTACAATACTTCTATCAAGATTTCTTTTTAATTCAAAAGAAAGGTCTTTTCCTATTGTTGCTGAATCAATATTAACAACTTTAACAACAAGATTTATGTCATTTATCTTTTCAGCATTGAGGATTAGCTCTTTTCTTTGTGAAACAACTTTTTCTTTTTTCATTGCTTCATTTTCCTTACTCAGATTTTTATTTTCTTTTATAAGATTTGCTATGGCTTTTGTAGTATTTTTCGGATTAACATCAAGAATACTGTTGATTTCTTTTAACTGCACTTGCTGTTGTTGAAAATATTCAAATGCTACTGTACCGCTAATTGCTTCAATACGTCTTATCCCTGCGGCTATTGAGCTTTCGGCAATAATTTTAAAAAGTCCTATTTGCCCTGTTGCCTGAACATGAGTGCCTCCACATAATTCAACAGATTCACCATATTTTACAACTCTTACTTCATCACCGTATTTTTCACCGAATAAGGCAATAGCTCCCATATCTTTAGCTTTTTGAATTGGGATTTCTCTCTTTTCTTCAAGGCTTATGTTTTGTTGGATTTTGTTGTTTACAAATATTTCAATTTCCTTTATTTCTTCATCACTGATTTTTTGAAAATGTGAAAAGTCAAAACGGAGATGCTCGTGATTAACAAATGAACCTTTTTGTTCGATATGTGTCCCTAAAATTTTTCGTAAAGCTTGCTGGAATAAATGTGTAACAGAGTGATTTTTTGTTGTTTCAATTCGTTTTTCTTTGTTTACAACTGCCAAGAATTCTCCTTCGAGATTTTCAGGTATTTTGTTGGTAATATGAACTGTAAGATTATTTTCTTTAATTGTGTCTATTACAGAAATCTTTTTATCATCTTTTTCTATATATCCTGTGTCGCCAACCTGTCCACCGCTTTCAGCATAAAAAGGTGTTTTATTAAAAACAAATTGATATTTCTCTTTCTTTTTAATTATTATTTTTCGATAGCGAATTATTTTTATTTTTTCTTCTAAAGAATCATATCCTGTAAATTCAGTTTCTTTTTCTTCTTTTACTAATTCTTGCCAATCGGAAGTTTCCTGAGATGAAGCATTTCTTGACCTTTCTTTTTGTTTTTGAAGTTCTTTTTCAAATTCACTATGATCAATTTTAAGTCCTTTTTCTTGTAAAATCAATTCTGTTAAGTCAACAGGAAAACCAAAAGTGTCGTAAAGTTCAAAAACTGTTTTTCCATCAATAATATTTCCACCCTTTGTTGATTTTACAACTCGATTAAGTAATTTTATTCCCGTTTCAAGTGTGCGTAAAAAGTTTGCTTCTTCTTCTTTAATAACTTTTTCAATAAGTGTTTTTTGCTTTTTTAGTTCAGGAAATTGTTCTCCCATTTTTTGTGTTAAAACAGAAACAAGTTTGTAAATAAAGGCTTCTTTTTGATTTAAAAATGTGTAGCCATATCGAACAGCTCGTCTTAGAATTCTGCGAATTACATAGCCTGCCATGTTGTTGGATGGTAACTGCCCATCGGAAATAGAAAAAGCAATTGCTCGCAAATGGTCGGAAACAACACGCATGGCAATATCACTACTTTTATCTTTGCCATATTTTATTCCTGAGATTGATGAAATTTCTTTTATCAAGTCAACAAAAATATCAGTATCGTAATTTGATTTAACTCCTTGCAAAATCATGCATAATCTTTCAAATCCCATTCCTGTATCAACATGCTTTTGTGGTAGCATTTTTAATGTTGAATCGGATAATCGATTGTACTGAATAAAAACAAGATTCCAAATTTCAATAACTTCAGGATGGTCTTTGTTTACCAATTCTCTTCCCTTTACTTTTGCTCTATCCTTTTCACTTCTTATGTCAACATGTATTTCGGAGCAGGGTCCACAAGGTCCTGTGTCACCCATTTCCCAAAAATTATCTTTCTTTGAACCTGAAAGTATTTGTTCCTTAGGTAGTAATTTTTCCCAATAACCAAGTGCTTCTTCATCCGCTTCTAAGGAATCCTTTTTATCGCCACCAAAATATGTTGCATAAAGCCTGTCCTTTTCAATTCCATAAACATCAGTAAGTAGTTCCCAAGCCCACTCTATTGCTTCTTTTTTAAAGTAATCTCCAAAGCTCCAGTTCCCTAACATTTCAAACATAGTGTGATGGTAAGTATCTCGCCCCACTTCTTCAAGGTCGTTATGCTTTCCCGAAACTCTCAAGCATTTTTGAGTGTCGGCAACTCGCGAATTTGTGGCTTTGGAATTACCAAGAAAATAGTCTTTGAATTGATTCATCCCTGCATTTATAAACATTAATGTAGGGTCGTTCTTCACAACCATTGGTGCAGAAGGAACAATTTTATGCTTTTTTGATTCAAAAAAATCAAAGAATTTTTGCCTTATTTCAGAACTGTTCATTTTTGAGCTTTATTATTTAAAATAAAAAATCTACTAATTTGCTAATAAAACATTCGCGTATTCGCTACAAAAAAACTTATTTTTTCAAAAGAAAACTAAAATCTGAATTATTATCTAATTCATAAGCTTCATCGCCTTTTTTAAAGATTCTTGCTTTTCTTTCACCAAGAAGAGTCATTTTTTCTCCTTCAACTTTTAAAATTGTTCCTTCGCGTAATCCTACAACATGAATATCTGTATTGATTTCAAGAAATTCTTCGATTCTCATTTCGCGTGTTTCTCCACCATGTCCTTCAGGATTTGTATCAAGATAATGTGGATTAATTTGAAAAGGAATAATATTAAAACAATTGAAACTCGGAGGTTCAATTATTGGCATATCGTTGGTTGTCATTAGCGTAGGGCAAGCTACATTTGACCCGGCACTCCAGCCTGTGTAAGGCATTCCGTTTTCTACCTTTTCTTTTATGGCTTTCATCAAGCCTGTTTTATGAAGTTCATTTACAAGGTTAAAAGTGTTTCCCCCACCAACAGCAACAGCATCAGCTTTATCAAGTGCTGCTACAGGATCAGCTTCCTTATGAAGTGAAAATATCTCATAACCTAATTCGGAAAAAACTTTTTGAACTTTTGATTCGTATTCATC carries:
- the alaS gene encoding alanine--tRNA ligase; protein product: MNSSEIRQKFFDFFESKKHKIVPSAPMVVKNDPTLMFINAGMNQFKDYFLGNSKATNSRVADTQKCLRVSGKHNDLEEVGRDTYHHTMFEMLGNWSFGDYFKKEAIEWAWELLTDVYGIEKDRLYATYFGGDKKDSLEADEEALGYWEKLLPKEQILSGSKKDNFWEMGDTGPCGPCSEIHVDIRSEKDRAKVKGRELVNKDHPEVIEIWNLVFIQYNRLSDSTLKMLPQKHVDTGMGFERLCMILQGVKSNYDTDIFVDLIKEISSISGIKYGKDKSSDIAMRVVSDHLRAIAFSISDGQLPSNNMAGYVIRRILRRAVRYGYTFLNQKEAFIYKLVSVLTQKMGEQFPELKKQKTLIEKVIKEEEANFLRTLETGIKLLNRVVKSTKGGNIIDGKTVFELYDTFGFPVDLTELILQEKGLKIDHSEFEKELQKQKERSRNASSQETSDWQELVKEEKETEFTGYDSLEEKIKIIRYRKIIIKKKEKYQFVFNKTPFYAESGGQVGDTGYIEKDDKKISVIDTIKENNLTVHITNKIPENLEGEFLAVVNKEKRIETTKNHSVTHLFQQALRKILGTHIEQKGSFVNHEHLRFDFSHFQKISDEEIKEIEIFVNNKIQQNISLEEKREIPIQKAKDMGAIALFGEKYGDEVRVVKYGESVELCGGTHVQATGQIGLFKIIAESSIAAGIRRIEAISGTVAFEYFQQQQVQLKEINSILDVNPKNTTKAIANLIKENKNLSKENEAMKKEKVVSQRKELILNAEKINDINLVVKVVNIDSATIGKDLSFELKRNLDRSIVILGATIKDKANLWVIISDELVKEKDLDASQIIREISKEIQGGGGGQAFFATAGGKNPRGIDKALQMGREIVLKKIQ
- the pepE gene encoding dipeptidase PepE; translation: MRLLLLSNSTIPGLGYLEYALKDLKDFFGDKVKKIAFVPYAGVTVGWDEYESKVQKVFSELGYEIFSLHKEADPVAALDKADAVAVGGGNTFNLVNELHKTGLMKAIKEKVENGMPYTGWSAGSNVACPTLMTTNDMPIIEPPSFNCFNIIPFQINPHYLDTNPEGHGGETREMRIEEFLEINTDIHVVGLREGTILKVEGEKMTLLGERKARIFKKGDEAYELDNNSDFSFLLKK